The following proteins come from a genomic window of Ovis canadensis isolate MfBH-ARS-UI-01 breed Bighorn chromosome 22, ARS-UI_OviCan_v2, whole genome shotgun sequence:
- the MBL2 gene encoding mannose-binding protein C: MSLFTSLPFLLLTVVTASCADTEAENCETIRKTCPVIACGPAGINGLPGKDGRDGAKGEKGEPGQGLRGSQGPPGKMGPQGTPGIPGIPGPTGQKGDPGENMGDYIRLATSETATLRSELNQIKNWLIFSLGKKVGKKIFFTNGKKMPFNEVKTLCAQFQGRVATPMNGEENRALKDFITEEAFLGITDQEAEGQFMDLTGRRVTYQNWNDGEPNNASPGEHCVTLLSDGAWNDIACSASYLTVCEFSI, from the exons ATGTCGCTGTTTACgtcacttccttttcttctcctgacTGTGGTGACAGCATCTTGTGCAGACACAGAAGCAGAGAACTGTGAGACTATCCGGAAGACCTGCCCTGTGATTGCCTGTGGTCCTGCAGGCATCAACGGCCTCCCAGGCAAAGATGGGCGTGATGGTGccaagggagaaaagggagaacCAG GTCAAGGACTcagaggctcccagggccctcctGGAAAGATGGGGCCTCAAGGAACACCAGGGATCCCTGGGATACCAGGACCAACAGGCCAAAAAGGAGACCCTGGAGAAAATATGG GTGACTATATTAGACTGGCTACTTCAGAAACAGCAACTCTACGATCTGAATTGAACCAGATCAAAAACT ggcTAATCTTCTCTCTGGGCAAAAAAGTTGGGAAGAAGATATTTTTTACCAACGGTAAAAAGATGCCTTTTAATGAAGTAAAGACTCTGTGTGCACAGTTCCAGGGCCGTGTGGCCACCCCTATGAATGGTGAAGAAAACAGGGCCCTCAAGGATTTCATCACTGAAGAGGCTTTCCTGGGCATCACAGATCAGGAGGCTGAAGGCCAGTTTATGGATCTGACAGGAAGGAGGGTGACCTACCAAAACTGGAACGACGGCGAGCCTAACAATGCTTCTCCTGGGGAGCACTGTGTGACCCTCCTGTCGGATGGCGCATGGAATGACATCGCTTGTTCCGCCTCCTATTTGACTGTCTGCGAATTCTCCATCTGA